A genome region from Vicinamibacteria bacterium includes the following:
- a CDS encoding MXAN_5187 C-terminal domain-containing protein, producing the protein MSFQDDMAMFNRLFKLLEREFEQWFSGALRKPPWATQKRIANIVRKYSVNPPTNLTEQSIFAMNQAKFNTYMEMWNRRVRMKEEGRLPTGREIHTRPRDVPPPETDEPLREVFDSYVSAKRKAGEATSKLDYESFRKTLEKQAEHLRESRGFKEVDFGVAVKNGKVSVVARPKK; encoded by the coding sequence ATGAGCTTTCAGGACGACATGGCGATGTTCAATCGGTTGTTCAAGCTCCTCGAGCGTGAGTTCGAGCAGTGGTTCTCCGGTGCGCTCCGAAAACCACCCTGGGCCACTCAAAAGCGGATCGCGAACATCGTGCGCAAGTACTCGGTAAATCCCCCGACGAACCTGACCGAACAGTCGATCTTTGCGATGAACCAGGCCAAGTTCAACACCTATATGGAAATGTGGAATCGCAGGGTGCGCATGAAGGAAGAAGGACGGCTTCCGACCGGCCGCGAGATCCACACTCGCCCTCGTGACGTACCCCCGCCGGAGACCGACGAGCCGCTGCGCGAGGTTTTCGACAGCTACGTGAGCGCCAAGAGGAAGGCGGGTGAAGCCACTTCGAAGCTCGATTACGAGTCGTTTCGCAAGACGCTCGAAAAACAGGCCGAGCACCTGCGCGAAAGCCGGGGGTTCAAGGAAGTCGACTTTGGCGTTGCCGTGAAGAACGGCAAGGTCTCGGTGGTCGCCCGGCCGAAAAAGTAG